In Halorientalis sp. LT38, a genomic segment contains:
- a CDS encoding DUF7545 family protein, with product MANQDTATLTIESDDGSVDELEVPTGLLDMLRESDESDPQIVGDIAMIGLAQRIHGAIHHAQGEPGPEIEAAEDVTMDLFEERFGQSFADMTGHDH from the coding sequence ATGGCAAATCAGGACACCGCGACGCTCACGATCGAATCCGACGACGGCAGCGTGGACGAACTCGAGGTTCCGACAGGCCTGCTCGACATGCTCCGCGAGAGCGACGAGAGCGACCCCCAGATCGTCGGGGACATCGCCATGATCGGCCTGGCACAGCGCATCCACGGCGCGATCCACCACGCCCAGGGCGAACCGGGGCCGGAGATCGAGGCCGCCGAGGACGTGACGATGGACCTGTTCGAGGAGCGCTTCGGTCAGAGCTTCGCGGACATGACCGGCCACGACCACTGA
- a CDS encoding 2,5-diamino-6-(ribosylamino)-4(3H)-pyrimidinone 5'-phosphate reductase: MRVVVNAAMSADGKLSSRERTQIEISGPDDFDRVDRLRADSDAVMVGVGTVLADDPSLTVKSGQRRREREERGESANPARVVADSRVRTPPDASVLDAAAHTYLLVSRAAPNDFVEQMEAAGATVIATGDDQVNLTTALGKLEGEGVEQLMVEGGGELIFSLFRDGLVDELSAFVGPRVIGGRDAPTLADGDGFTDEFPELELETVERLDEGALLQWTVE, encoded by the coding sequence ATGCGCGTGGTCGTCAACGCGGCGATGAGTGCCGACGGGAAGCTCTCCTCCCGGGAGCGGACCCAGATCGAGATCAGCGGCCCGGACGACTTCGACCGGGTCGACCGGTTGCGGGCCGACAGCGACGCCGTCATGGTCGGCGTCGGCACGGTGCTGGCCGACGACCCGTCGCTGACCGTCAAGAGCGGGCAGCGCCGCCGGGAACGCGAAGAGCGTGGCGAGTCGGCGAACCCGGCCCGGGTCGTCGCCGACTCCCGGGTCCGAACACCGCCGGACGCGTCGGTTCTGGACGCCGCCGCTCACACCTACCTGCTGGTCAGCCGCGCCGCGCCGAACGACTTCGTCGAGCAGATGGAGGCGGCGGGCGCGACCGTGATCGCCACGGGGGACGACCAGGTGAATCTGACGACGGCGCTCGGGAAACTCGAAGGCGAGGGCGTCGAGCAGCTCATGGTCGAGGGCGGCGGCGAACTCATCTTCTCGCTCTTCCGGGACGGGCTGGTCGACGAACTCTCAGCGTTCGTCGGCCCGAGAGTGATCGGCGGCCGGGACGCCCCGACGCTCGCCGACGGCGACGGCTTCACCGACGAGTTCCCCGAACTGGAACTCGAGACGGTGGAGCGACTGGACGAGGGCGCGCTGCTGCAGTGGACGGTCGAGTGA